Proteins encoded by one window of Methylomonas sp. AM2-LC:
- a CDS encoding cytochrome P450, giving the protein MIELLKLATDPGQALINIKQKRGQQASYKFFGKDLFFISNWKTSQKILELEGAGKVGRNFLYNAKKPTFGDGLFNSHGETWANQRRMVQPFFSKNGIEQWEGVFVSESMKTVQSLTGLDQGSNVDMSLELKSLIQRILIGVMFGSDDYEYSVDQELISSIDIIVEGLFPSLLAETLGKGYLKHFFFLQNKRTDNAIRYFHSYVMERISTDNDGSLATLLAKTKDRSGCPMSQKLLLDEAITIFLAGQDSTVNTLIWFFYLIGQEETIYEKIESEINEIDGTIGFDAINKLNYTKAALYETMRLYPQALALARDTDQGIDIDGRYINPGSSLIISIYAMHRDPAVWANPFSFVPERFLEEQSEAQKGSFMPFGAGMHNCVGKYFAEAEMLIIIASIIKHVRLDISRKLILPKISITLKPGNLLTAIKR; this is encoded by the coding sequence ATGATTGAATTATTAAAACTTGCAACAGATCCAGGGCAAGCGCTAATTAACATTAAGCAAAAACGCGGCCAACAGGCAAGTTATAAGTTTTTCGGCAAAGATTTATTCTTTATTTCTAATTGGAAAACTTCTCAAAAGATATTAGAACTTGAAGGCGCCGGTAAGGTGGGTAGAAATTTTTTGTATAACGCAAAAAAACCAACGTTTGGTGACGGACTTTTTAATAGCCATGGTGAAACATGGGCAAATCAGCGGCGAATGGTACAGCCTTTTTTTTCTAAAAATGGTATTGAGCAATGGGAGGGAGTTTTTGTCAGTGAGTCGATGAAAACGGTACAAAGTCTCACAGGGCTTGATCAAGGCTCAAATGTCGACATGAGTTTAGAATTAAAGTCCTTAATACAACGGATACTGATAGGCGTTATGTTTGGTAGCGATGACTATGAATATTCTGTTGATCAAGAGCTTATAAGTTCAATTGATATAATTGTTGAAGGGTTGTTTCCTTCGCTTTTAGCAGAAACACTTGGCAAAGGATATTTGAAACATTTTTTCTTTTTGCAAAACAAACGAACAGACAATGCAATTAGGTATTTCCATAGCTACGTAATGGAAAGAATAAGTACGGACAATGACGGAAGCCTTGCGACTTTATTGGCAAAAACAAAGGATAGATCAGGCTGCCCGATGTCTCAGAAACTTCTGCTCGATGAAGCGATTACCATTTTTTTAGCCGGCCAGGATAGTACTGTTAATACATTGATTTGGTTTTTTTATCTGATAGGTCAAGAAGAAACCATTTATGAAAAAATTGAATCAGAAATCAATGAAATTGATGGAACAATAGGATTTGATGCTATCAATAAGCTAAATTACACAAAAGCCGCTCTTTATGAAACAATGCGACTTTATCCCCAGGCTCTAGCCCTCGCGCGCGATACAGATCAAGGTATAGATATCGACGGAAGATATATAAACCCCGGTAGTTCGCTAATAATAAGTATTTATGCAATGCATAGAGACCCTGCAGTTTGGGCTAATCCGTTTAGTTTTGTACCAGAAAGATTTTTAGAGGAACAATCTGAAGCTCAGAAAGGTAGCTTTATGCCTTTTGGTGCCGGTATGCATAATTGTGTTGGTAAATACTTCGCGGAAGCCGAAATGCTGATTATAATAGCGTCAATAATCAAGCATGTTAGACTTGATATATCAAGAAAGCTGATTCTTCCAAAGATCAGCATTACATTAAAACCAGGAAATTTATTAACCGCCATAAAACGATGA
- a CDS encoding response regulator: MNNSCSYKIAILSSNINFISLVRSVIDKFPFYEAIVVESIDEYVESIKNKSFAIAISDYIFDGYEIFRVAALAKTKKLEKNWVPIYVITEKQEPTLPACLAREYGIKEIPLSIFEQIISSKESLDSDIKGMSLHSVLIIEDDYDASEIAKLSLKIDFDIDIASDGVQGLNLWKEKRHDIILLDYMLPGMNGDAILSEVMTIDSDQAVIILTAFDKPEFNKDFILNGASQYLPKPYQINDLRSACYGCLVKSKLNKINRYSEIQNRDISLSLADLEAALLSGNVEHCFVIINNIKNFVPNYISDDILSTLYG; the protein is encoded by the coding sequence ATGAATAACTCATGCTCTTACAAGATCGCCATACTATCTTCAAATATTAATTTTATTTCTCTTGTTAGAAGCGTTATAGATAAATTTCCATTTTACGAAGCGATAGTTGTTGAGTCGATTGACGAGTATGTAGAGTCAATAAAAAACAAGAGTTTCGCAATCGCTATCTCTGATTATATTTTTGATGGTTACGAAATCTTTAGAGTGGCAGCACTTGCTAAGACAAAGAAGCTCGAAAAAAACTGGGTACCGATTTACGTTATCACTGAAAAACAAGAACCTACTTTACCAGCTTGTTTGGCTCGCGAATATGGAATTAAAGAGATACCTTTATCGATATTTGAACAGATTATTTCCTCAAAAGAGAGTTTAGATAGTGATATAAAGGGAATGAGTCTTCATTCCGTGCTTATTATTGAAGATGATTACGATGCGTCAGAAATTGCTAAATTATCGCTCAAAATTGATTTTGATATTGATATCGCATCTGATGGTGTTCAAGGACTAAATCTATGGAAAGAGAAACGTCACGACATAATATTGCTGGACTACATGTTGCCAGGAATGAATGGTGACGCTATTTTGTCTGAGGTAATGACTATTGACAGTGACCAGGCAGTCATAATATTAACGGCATTTGATAAGCCTGAATTCAACAAAGATTTTATTTTGAATGGTGCGAGTCAATATCTACCAAAGCCATATCAAATTAACGACCTAAGATCAGCATGTTATGGGTGCTTAGTAAAGTCAAAATTAAATAAAATTAACCGATATTCTGAGATACAAAATAGAGATATTTCTTTATCACTTGCGGATCTGGAGGCTGCCTTATTATCAGGAAACGTAGAGCATTGTTTTGTCATAATCAATAATATCAAGAATTTCGTGCCAAATTACATTTCGGATGATATTTTGTCTACCCTGTATGGTTAG
- a CDS encoding HAMP domain-containing sensor histidine kinase gives MKVFSDSASFPLIVGSISHSNDVAKSFLSANNVVRTSIVNQKNDVVATAGSDVNCGMIIDKTIIDIIRLETNDYWCFYSPIVQDKYIGYVEMIVSKKEYKEIINKLIFVLFVISLVSSILYSVLISKFSKPFTKTLIDMANVLNLFNKGDHDVRANFTGAPEIIGIRDILNSVLSDVQNSTHNLEQLVDERTYALKLALDNSNSANVYKDQLMSIVSHEMKTPLHAIDGYTQLCIENLTDNIDCSNTESIFLLQKSLNRVNDLTHLIDNILIQAQIAANQFNINYSRFLVFDEIESYCEQLKDFARKSNNVISFDGPKYTICTDQIYFGHIVKNLLSNACKFTSDGKILVSWNISDDFLTIYVSDSGVGVHEDNYEKIFDPWWQVDMTLGRRHGGHGLGLSITRQMLSILGGDISVEANEPIGSVFTVRIPNHTG, from the coding sequence GTGAAAGTATTTTCAGATAGCGCATCATTTCCATTAATAGTTGGGTCTATATCTCATTCTAATGATGTAGCTAAAAGCTTCTTGTCCGCTAATAATGTCGTTAGAACTTCAATAGTCAACCAAAAAAACGATGTTGTAGCTACGGCTGGAAGCGATGTTAACTGCGGTATGATTATTGATAAGACAATAATAGATATTATTAGATTAGAAACCAATGATTACTGGTGTTTCTATTCCCCAATAGTACAAGATAAATATATTGGTTATGTGGAGATGATTGTTTCAAAAAAAGAATACAAAGAAATTATAAATAAGTTGATTTTTGTGCTTTTTGTTATAAGTCTGGTCTCATCTATACTATATAGTGTATTAATTAGTAAGTTTTCGAAGCCTTTTACAAAAACGCTTATTGATATGGCAAATGTACTAAACCTATTTAATAAGGGTGATCATGATGTAAGGGCTAACTTTACTGGCGCTCCAGAAATTATAGGAATCAGAGATATATTAAATTCAGTTTTATCAGATGTCCAAAATTCTACACATAATTTAGAGCAATTGGTTGATGAAAGAACTTATGCCCTAAAGCTGGCTCTCGACAATAGCAATAGCGCAAACGTTTACAAAGACCAGCTTATGTCTATTGTGTCACACGAGATGAAAACGCCATTACACGCTATCGATGGATATACTCAATTATGTATCGAAAATTTAACTGACAACATCGATTGCTCAAATACTGAGTCAATATTTTTGCTTCAAAAATCCCTGAATAGGGTAAATGACTTAACCCATTTGATAGATAATATTTTAATTCAAGCTCAAATCGCCGCCAACCAATTTAATATAAACTATTCAAGATTTTTAGTATTTGACGAAATAGAGTCCTATTGTGAACAGCTTAAGGATTTCGCAAGAAAGTCTAATAACGTGATATCTTTTGACGGGCCAAAATATACAATTTGTACCGATCAGATCTACTTTGGACATATCGTAAAAAATCTGTTGAGTAATGCCTGCAAATTTACTTCTGATGGAAAAATATTGGTTTCATGGAATATATCTGATGATTTCCTTACGATTTACGTTTCAGATTCAGGAGTTGGTGTACATGAAGATAATTATGAAAAGATATTCGACCCGTGGTGGCAGGTAGATATGACTTTAGGTCGTCGTCATGGAGGGCACGGATTAGGCCTGTCTATTACCCGTCAAATGCTATCGATACTAGGGGGAGATATATCAGTCGAGGCTAATGAGCCTATTGGCAGTGTTTTCACTGTTCGTATTCCTAACCATACAGGGTAG
- a CDS encoding TonB-dependent receptor, which translates to MYFSIFSISNCISKKLVSFCVFVFLLSVFGTAYAEEKDLSTEEDLSMAFGNENMQSIASGRPLPQNLSPSVTSVITSKEIEEIGARRITDVLEYLPGVHVNYARNGTNTIGFRGISSESNAQVLTLVNGVPMRDFEFGGKPLDWNFPVKNISHIEVIRGPGSMMYGGDASSGVINIVTKTGKELKGGQVGSFIGNENTYEGWGQYGNTSGDYEYAFSAQGGTTSGYKGQVNHDAQSNYDALFGTHASEAPGFTNYGRSDLDLRVDLAYKNKLRFRAGYQEFNNVQTGLGAALALDNTGNSFDHFFNSDLSYDDMIGKDLKNKTTFYFTRMQSGEMENILPPGAFGGALPNGMSGLINGTENTVGVMSQFNYSGFSKHVLTYGVGGYRNWVSQESNLSNYILRPNFVVQTPFTNISSWTNDPFHSNVSRDNLYTLLQDEWNFHPDWYLTTGLRYDYYLNKNAGYSPRVALVWNTTLSLTTKLTYSRAFRPPSYYEQNSPLIAGQTIKPETVDTVEFQIENKWTPNFSTSTNVYWYSYNDLITISQVINGSTVSGSVNNPNISGEGFEAEAKYKFSTSLSGTLNYSHVIVPREPYTGYMPTDMLKGLLNWNINNNWSAGTQIDWIGERAKLSTDPRSPLGGYFVWGLTMTSRIAKPIDIVFRVNNLLNENTKEPTLNSTAMPSDVSIMGRTFLGQIKYSF; encoded by the coding sequence ATGTATTTTTCTATTTTCAGCATTTCTAATTGCATAAGCAAAAAACTGGTGTCTTTTTGTGTATTTGTTTTTTTATTATCAGTCTTTGGAACTGCATACGCAGAAGAAAAAGATCTGTCTACAGAAGAAGATTTATCAATGGCTTTTGGTAATGAAAATATGCAATCAATTGCATCTGGCAGACCTCTTCCGCAAAATTTAAGTCCCAGTGTTACTTCAGTAATTACTAGTAAAGAAATAGAAGAAATCGGAGCACGCCGAATTACTGATGTTCTTGAATATCTACCAGGCGTACATGTTAATTATGCAAGGAACGGTACTAACACGATAGGATTTCGCGGCATATCGAGCGAAAGCAATGCCCAAGTACTTACGCTAGTGAATGGGGTCCCAATGCGTGATTTCGAATTTGGTGGAAAGCCACTGGATTGGAACTTTCCTGTTAAAAATATTTCACATATTGAGGTTATACGCGGGCCAGGATCAATGATGTACGGTGGTGACGCCAGTAGCGGTGTTATTAACATTGTGACCAAAACAGGCAAAGAATTGAAAGGAGGACAAGTAGGCTCATTTATTGGAAATGAAAATACCTATGAAGGATGGGGGCAATATGGAAATACAAGCGGTGATTATGAATATGCGTTCTCAGCCCAGGGAGGCACTACAAGTGGGTATAAAGGACAAGTTAACCATGATGCTCAAAGTAACTACGATGCATTATTTGGAACGCATGCATCTGAAGCTCCAGGATTCACAAACTACGGAAGATCTGATCTTGATCTCAGAGTTGATCTTGCATATAAAAATAAATTGAGATTTCGTGCGGGTTACCAAGAGTTTAACAATGTTCAAACCGGATTAGGTGCTGCTTTAGCATTGGACAATACAGGTAATAGCTTTGATCATTTTTTCAATTCGGATCTGTCATATGATGACATGATAGGAAAGGATCTTAAAAATAAAACCACATTTTATTTTACTCGAATGCAATCCGGTGAAATGGAAAACATCTTGCCTCCTGGTGCTTTCGGTGGAGCATTGCCAAATGGAATGTCCGGCTTAATAAATGGTACGGAAAATACTGTAGGGGTAATGTCACAATTTAACTATAGTGGTTTTAGTAAACATGTACTGACTTACGGTGTAGGTGGGTATAGGAATTGGGTAAGCCAAGAATCAAACTTATCAAACTACATACTTAGACCTAATTTTGTAGTACAAACACCATTTACAAATATATCGTCATGGACAAATGATCCATTTCATTCAAATGTCAGTCGAGATAATTTATACACTTTACTTCAGGATGAATGGAATTTTCATCCAGATTGGTATTTGACTACGGGCTTGCGATACGACTACTATCTTAATAAAAACGCTGGCTATAGCCCTCGGGTTGCGCTGGTATGGAACACAACATTAAGTTTGACCACGAAATTAACGTATAGCCGCGCATTCCGCCCACCCTCGTATTATGAACAAAATTCTCCCTTAATCGCTGGACAGACAATAAAACCCGAAACTGTCGATACGGTAGAGTTTCAGATAGAAAACAAATGGACACCAAATTTTTCGACATCAACCAATGTTTATTGGTATAGCTATAATGATTTAATAACTATATCCCAAGTTATAAATGGATCTACGGTCTCTGGTTCTGTAAATAACCCAAATATAAGCGGTGAAGGATTTGAGGCGGAAGCCAAATATAAGTTTTCAACCTCACTCTCAGGAACGTTAAATTATAGTCATGTCATTGTTCCTAGAGAACCCTATACAGGATACATGCCTACAGATATGCTTAAAGGGCTTTTGAACTGGAATATAAATAATAACTGGAGCGCAGGAACACAGATTGATTGGATCGGAGAGAGAGCTAAGCTCTCGACAGATCCAAGAAGTCCTTTAGGCGGATATTTTGTTTGGGGCTTAACGATGACTTCACGAATTGCAAAACCAATTGATATCGTTTTTAGGGTAAATAATTTACTCAATGAAAACACAAAAGAACCCACGCTGAATTCAACAGCTATGCCAAGTGATGTTAGCATAATGGGTCGAACTTTCTTGGGACAAATAAAATATTCATTTTAA
- a CDS encoding PRTRC system ParB family protein, which yields MSENQNLSYVPVSEIKIKDGFNPRKYFDENKLQELVDSIMERGVIQSIVIRPIDDQDTGYWVVAGERRYRAAIMAGLETIPAKIMELDDQAANLVALIENSARDDISPAEEAQSAQKVLMACNNDRQEAQKLLGWSSHKFESRMMLLHADEKVLDALTSRKIKLGHAELLSQLDKEFQVNTLQRIIENGFTVPVLKSRLEMYSMDLSKACFNTNGCNGCRHNSTMQASIFDENIGSGRCANRDCWEKKSIAAMEVKKDELSEKYAVVYLDIERTTDSFSVVCQSGDSGVGKTQFEQGCKQCAHFGAILSTSPDARGRITEDCCFNLPCHKDKVTEYQKSLKETIGQHKNGSGVVSDKKETNTSVVNADTNSIKEKSKTSQKAVVAETPQKVIEHIECFYRQLGAKTVEQNRIAVLSLNTYALYKLLGSNYAKDLIPELSGNKKTYESYSPDAFISEVSALGMESIMEINKRLLSKIVESNDSGSGNRVWAQTGALVCGLAGINLQHHFVVDKVFLGGFTKSGIEAILREAINGQNVSFIQHYEKPEEKKTVSSLMKKKNAEILDDVFSCGYDFTGFVPNCVTNYSKIQVRFSAQEDQCASDNLHQKPNYEASHTSEVIAGAVGVVELNEHLFEEIGHRNEVGGNEPLIEVGAQYDVPLLGDSKPISITDEDEEILNTLAGRSSFIDLNDQDFTKNPDDEEEEDISYV from the coding sequence ATGAGCGAAAATCAAAATTTAAGTTATGTCCCTGTGTCAGAAATCAAGATCAAGGATGGATTTAATCCTCGAAAGTATTTTGATGAAAATAAGTTGCAGGAATTGGTAGACTCAATAATGGAAAGAGGTGTTATTCAATCAATTGTTATTCGTCCTATAGACGATCAAGATACTGGTTATTGGGTGGTTGCGGGTGAACGCCGTTATCGCGCAGCCATAATGGCTGGTCTGGAAACAATTCCAGCGAAAATTATGGAGCTTGATGACCAAGCGGCTAACTTAGTAGCTCTTATCGAAAACTCTGCCCGTGACGATATTTCGCCAGCCGAAGAAGCGCAATCGGCACAAAAGGTATTAATGGCTTGCAATAACGATCGACAAGAGGCGCAAAAACTTTTGGGTTGGAGTTCGCATAAATTTGAATCACGCATGATGCTTTTACATGCAGATGAAAAAGTGTTAGATGCGTTGACAAGTCGCAAAATCAAATTAGGACATGCAGAACTTTTAAGTCAGTTAGATAAAGAATTTCAAGTCAATACACTACAACGTATTATCGAAAATGGTTTTACGGTACCAGTATTAAAATCTCGGCTTGAAATGTATTCTATGGACTTGTCAAAAGCCTGTTTTAATACCAACGGCTGTAACGGTTGTCGTCATAATTCAACAATGCAAGCCAGCATATTTGATGAAAACATTGGTAGTGGCAGATGTGCGAACCGCGATTGTTGGGAAAAAAAGTCAATCGCTGCTATGGAAGTGAAAAAGGACGAGTTAAGCGAAAAATATGCGGTTGTGTATCTGGATATCGAGCGCACAACCGATTCATTCAGTGTGGTTTGTCAATCAGGGGATAGTGGGGTTGGTAAAACACAATTTGAGCAGGGGTGTAAACAATGTGCTCATTTTGGCGCAATTTTATCAACCTCTCCTGATGCAAGAGGACGTATTACCGAAGATTGCTGCTTTAATCTGCCTTGTCACAAAGATAAGGTTACTGAATACCAAAAATCCCTAAAGGAAACAATTGGTCAACATAAAAATGGAAGCGGGGTGGTTTCGGACAAAAAGGAAACCAACACAAGTGTTGTTAACGCTGATACAAACTCAATTAAAGAAAAGTCTAAAACTTCACAAAAAGCAGTGGTAGCCGAAACCCCTCAAAAAGTTATTGAACATATAGAGTGTTTTTATCGTCAATTGGGTGCAAAAACTGTTGAACAAAATCGAATTGCAGTGCTATCCCTTAATACTTACGCCCTCTACAAATTATTGGGCAGTAATTACGCAAAAGATTTAATACCTGAATTGTCTGGTAACAAAAAAACATACGAGAGTTATTCACCAGACGCATTTATCAGCGAAGTATCCGCGTTAGGTATGGAATCGATCATGGAAATCAATAAAAGGCTACTAAGTAAAATAGTGGAAAGCAACGACTCAGGCTCTGGAAATCGCGTGTGGGCGCAGACAGGGGCATTAGTCTGTGGTTTAGCAGGAATTAATCTGCAACATCATTTTGTAGTAGATAAGGTGTTTTTGGGTGGGTTCACAAAATCCGGTATTGAAGCAATTTTGCGTGAAGCGATAAACGGTCAAAACGTTTCATTTATTCAGCACTACGAAAAGCCCGAAGAAAAGAAAACGGTTTCTTCTTTAATGAAGAAAAAAAATGCCGAAATTTTGGACGATGTATTTAGTTGCGGCTACGACTTTACAGGGTTTGTGCCTAATTGCGTTACCAATTACTCCAAAATACAGGTGAGATTTTCTGCTCAAGAAGATCAATGTGCATCCGATAATTTGCACCAAAAACCTAACTATGAAGCTTCACATACAAGCGAAGTGATTGCGGGAGCGGTTGGTGTTGTTGAATTAAACGAACATCTGTTCGAAGAAATAGGTCATCGAAACGAAGTTGGCGGTAACGAACCTCTTATTGAGGTGGGTGCTCAATATGACGTACCGTTATTGGGTGACTCAAAACCGATAAGTATTACGGATGAAGATGAAGAAATTCTAAATACTTTGGCTGGCAGGAGTTCCTTTATCGATCTAAACGATCAAGATTTTACTAAAAACCCTGACGATGAAGAAGAAGAGGATATTTCTTATGTTTAA
- a CDS encoding PRTRC system protein E — protein sequence MFNIFQQMLNHDERIQFTVTRKGDQLQVLIQPVMQCKLPDNTPDSIKNIHAALSMPLVVTTSPENLNGDFLTTLAEYAGVRSQGHSDLKEALSRIKEAGKQAKAETEVGKTVAGNESAKQAEQPSSTQHPETEVNFDKSLFG from the coding sequence ATGTTTAATATTTTTCAACAAATGCTCAACCATGATGAGCGTATTCAGTTCACAGTCACTCGCAAAGGCGACCAACTGCAAGTGTTGATACAGCCAGTTATGCAATGCAAATTACCTGACAACACACCAGATTCTATAAAGAATATACACGCAGCCTTATCAATGCCATTGGTTGTTACTACCAGTCCAGAAAATTTAAACGGCGACTTTTTGACAACACTTGCAGAATACGCGGGTGTTAGATCGCAAGGCCATAGTGATCTTAAAGAGGCATTAAGCCGAATTAAAGAAGCTGGTAAGCAAGCAAAAGCAGAAACAGAAGTTGGGAAGACGGTAGCCGGTAATGAATCAGCTAAACAAGCAGAGCAACCATCAAGCACTCAACATCCTGAGACAGAAGTAAATTTCGATAAATCTTTGTTCGGTTAA
- a CDS encoding PRTRC system protein C, which yields MTSSQVIKPMRIFKMGAVRLNDPAPELPPQEAIKLYSASYPHLAQAELSEPVLMGEELHYSVVTHEVKTKG from the coding sequence ATGACAAGTTCACAAGTAATTAAACCAATGCGTATATTCAAAATGGGTGCAGTACGTCTAAACGACCCTGCGCCTGAATTACCACCACAAGAAGCTATAAAATTATATTCAGCAAGCTATCCGCACCTTGCCCAAGCTGAACTGAGCGAACCAGTTTTGATGGGCGAAGAATTGCACTATTCTGTTGTGACACATGAAGTCAAAACTAAAGGCTAA
- a CDS encoding PRTRC system protein B: MNDLNYAEFHDEEKPRISPNKAILIHSASGIETSPAYNPRSHFLASIHDFVFNEKNQSVIGTGQLLTENDLEQMLIDLLDKKHMDNDFISPNIISMSSRHIAWTIAGKVRPMIFRLRGENKTFKINVPWPNMLVVARSSGQVAIAAIGNNRRPNANTKVYRAPLMNIYDDGRVCVGSAAIPDGVTQNHISEWESIIFDTAFSHINNQKTLNLTQKSKSAKNNGVSDKDHVHFWRKLEKSKAIKFPIENLSFDNWTAGNFVSRHI, translated from the coding sequence ATGAACGACTTGAATTACGCCGAGTTTCACGATGAAGAAAAGCCTAGAATTTCACCGAATAAAGCAATTCTAATTCATAGTGCGTCCGGCATCGAAACCAGTCCTGCATATAACCCTAGAAGTCATTTTTTAGCGTCCATTCACGACTTTGTTTTCAACGAGAAAAACCAGTCAGTTATCGGCACGGGGCAGTTATTAACTGAAAATGATTTAGAACAAATGTTAATCGATTTGCTTGACAAAAAACACATGGATAATGATTTTATCTCTCCGAACATTATCTCAATGTCATCACGACATATTGCTTGGACTATTGCTGGCAAAGTCAGACCGATGATATTTAGGCTTCGCGGGGAAAATAAAACATTCAAAATTAATGTACCGTGGCCAAACATGCTGGTTGTTGCACGTTCAAGTGGTCAAGTGGCAATCGCAGCTATCGGCAACAACAGAAGACCCAATGCAAATACAAAGGTTTATCGTGCTCCTTTGATGAATATCTATGATGACGGTCGTGTTTGTGTAGGCAGTGCGGCTATTCCTGACGGCGTGACGCAAAATCATATTTCTGAATGGGAGTCGATCATCTTTGATACGGCCTTTTCACACATCAATAACCAGAAAACTCTAAATCTTACACAGAAATCAAAGTCAGCAAAAAACAACGGTGTTTCTGATAAAGATCATGTTCATTTTTGGAGGAAATTGGAAAAAAGCAAAGCCATAAAATTTCCTATTGAGAATTTGAGTTTTGATAATTGGACTGCGGGTAATTTTGTAAGTAGACATATATGA
- a CDS encoding PRTRC system protein A produces MSTNHGYLTDTRDQVVMGECPALMNPIFGKLSPPEPYKHRFCVGKDGVYIEAQNSVFEVRLPVAHSKIPLPYGEVKSSGVFLKYGKIPRWIFNTAFDLANKSSPKEWAGLVVWDKEKQEYLLYEPEVISSSEGGISYRTYLPENYLMVMDLHSHGVLDAFFSKTDDRSDISGFYIAGVFGRCHLSEGMKKNQTATRMVVNGNFIDCQDFSCFFKDGT; encoded by the coding sequence GTGAGTACAAATCATGGTTACCTTACCGATACCCGCGATCAAGTGGTAATGGGCGAGTGCCCAGCTTTAATGAATCCAATCTTTGGAAAATTATCACCACCTGAGCCGTATAAACATCGATTCTGTGTGGGAAAAGATGGGGTATATATCGAAGCGCAAAATTCCGTATTCGAAGTGAGGCTGCCAGTTGCTCATTCAAAAATCCCACTTCCTTATGGAGAAGTTAAATCTTCTGGAGTGTTTTTGAAGTACGGAAAAATTCCAAGATGGATTTTCAATACTGCATTCGATCTTGCGAACAAATCATCCCCAAAAGAATGGGCAGGTCTTGTTGTTTGGGACAAGGAAAAGCAAGAATATTTACTGTATGAACCGGAGGTAATATCAAGCAGTGAGGGTGGCATTTCATACAGAACTTATTTGCCAGAGAATTACTTAATGGTTATGGATTTACACTCACACGGCGTTCTAGATGCATTTTTTTCTAAAACCGACGACAGATCGGACATTTCTGGCTTTTATATTGCCGGTGTTTTTGGTCGCTGTCACCTATCGGAAGGTATGAAAAAAAATCAAACCGCCACTAGGATGGTCGTCAATGGAAACTTCATAGACTGCCAAGATTTTTCTTGTTTTTTTAAAGATGGAACGTAG